A stretch of the Arachis stenosperma cultivar V10309 chromosome 6, arast.V10309.gnm1.PFL2, whole genome shotgun sequence genome encodes the following:
- the LOC130934701 gene encoding uncharacterized protein LOC130934701, whose translation MDRSEQIKLCVGYYWIMRTQSDTMMRDALDNIIGVGGDRNCIWELRMSLNAFANLCELLQVQGGLDDDGHVGIGEQVATFLIILAHHTKNRSVQVRFYRSDETVSRYFHKVLGSILRVQSVLFAKADHVPEDSIDPRWKWFKGCLGALDGTYIDVTVPKSDKSRYRTRKSRIRCFGLLKKRWAILRSPSFYPIRIQSHIIIACCLLQNFIRMNMDVDPEEDATLLLEHIPVGDDTVVDEADVIDAVESSHEWTQWREDLATEMWEIWRG comes from the exons ATGGATCGTTCTGAACAAATTAAGCTATGTGTTGGATATTACTGGATCATGAGAACGCAATCTGACACGATGAT GCGAGATGCATTAGATAACATCATTGGGGTGGGTGGAGATAGAAATTGCATATGGGAGTTAAGAATGAGTTTGAATGCATTTGCTAATTTGTGTGAATTGCTACAAGTTCAAGGTGGGTTAGATGATGATGGTCATGTTGGCATAGGCGAGCAAGTAGCAACTTTCTTGATTATATTAGCTCATCATACCAAAAATCGCAGTGTACAAGTTAGGTTTTATAGGTCTGATGAAACTGTTAGTAGGTATTTTCATAAGGTGTTAGGTTCAATTTTGCGTGTCCAAAGTGTATTATTTGCAAAGGCAGACCATGTACCAGAGGATTCTATAGATCCCAGATGGAAATGGTTTAAG GGTTGTCTAGGAGCATTAGATGGCACTTACATAGATGTCACAGTCCCCAAGAGTGATAAATCTAGGTATCGGACAAGGAAATCTAGAAT ACGGTGCTTTGGGCTGCTTAAGAAGAGATGGGCAATTCTACGAAGCCCCTCATTCTATCCAATTAGAATCCAAAGCCACATTATTATTGCATGTTGTTTGTTACAAAATTTTATTCGTATGAACATGGATGTTGATCCCGAAGAAGATGCAACTCTTTTACTGGAGCATATACCCGTTGGAGATGACACTGTTGTTGATGAAGCTGACGTAATTGATGCTGTGGAAAGTAGCCATGAGTGGACTCAATGGCGTGAGGACTTAGCAACTGAGATGTGGGAAATATGGAGAGGATAA